The genomic segment CAAAAAGTTGTAATATCACTTTTGCAGTTTTTACAGAATCACAATCTTATGGTGTACTATTGTAACTTGAGGTCTCTGCCGATTCCTGTCCATAGTATTAGTGTTACGATGACCGGTGTGGTTTATAAATGCCCTACACCCAACGTGGTGCTACACCAAAAGTGTCACAGAAGCTAAACCCTATCCTGGACTGCCGGGGCTGAAACTACTGTAGGGAAATCCCCACACTAATATTcaaactgccccccccccccaccacacagcaAATAGCTAGCATGGTCGATTCAAAGCCTTTTGCTGACTAATGCCTCTTTTCCACAGACAGTACCAGCTGAACTCGCCACGACTTAGCGTGGCACGACTTGGTTTGGTTCCAGGCACGTCACGTTTCCATCTAGAACAaagttcctcttcaatctgggTGGTTCGTCATAGCACGCATAGGCCAAACTGCAGTGACGTACTTATCCATgcgacacataaacagacagggcTACACAAAGGAGCGTTTCCACCTCTGTCACGGTCCACGGCGTGTTCTTGCGCACTATTCCCGCTGTTTTCAATAATCAAACACTATTGTCGACTGAACACTGATGCTAGTATTTAAAGATGCCGGGTGCCAGGCTTGGACGTCGTTCTCATCATGACTCGTCCAGTTGCATCACTCCCTGGCCTatcagtggccagcagcctcTTTACGTCACACAAAAGTATCAGATCAGCTCTCTTGGAACCTCGACGGAGGTGAGACTAAAAAGTACCAGGTACCTCATTTTGGTGATCGAAACGCAAAGCTAATATGTCTTGTAAGAGTTGTGGTGTCACTTGAAGCCCAGAGGTTTGGGCTTTCCTGAAGTGTTTCTTTGGTATCAGGGCGCAGGTGTTGACCCCAGCTGGTATGGTGGGAGACCATGGATAGAGAATTCGTCAAGCTTGCACTGTTCTGTTTCTGTTTGCCGAACATTTGGGACAAAATGTATAGAGACCACATTTTTACAAGGAAAGGTTTTTCTAAGGTCATAGCTATCAACATTAAAAGCTGCCCAGACACGGCTCTACACATCCACCAACACAGTCGCTTTAGCATACCCTCTCACTGTCGGTGCCCCCTActcaaggccgccttaatgcacgggcttgcctgggctgaagccccagggcctacgccgatcggggggcctatcatgagctgcagtaaaaataaaaaataaaaaaaatcttttatttttgtatttattttattttatactggcccatgataggcccccagatcggcgaaggcccaagacaatgtgattttttgtttggggcttacaaagatcagaggcctatcatcAGCCAAGAAAAAAGAGGGCCAGTGGCCCCTTTACACCACagccacactcccccccccccccccccccccccccccccgtcaacaacggcaaaatgtcggaaaaaagttacacatcttcattgtaagatcccctctcagggggcctacgaaacctttcagccccagggcccaatggcaggttaaggcAGGCCTGCCCATGTCATGATGTTGTAGTACGTCTAAAAAGACACTTCAACGTCACAAAAGGAATGGCAGCCGAGTTCAGAACACAGTAGAACCCAGTAGCGAACCGTGACTCTGAAACCTTGACCCTTTGCTCCCCCCCTTCCCAGTCTCGAAAAAGCAGAAAACCATTTTAGCataatgtgttctctctctctatagcacTGCAAAAGTAATTGATGACAATTCCGATAACGTTTCCCCTCTGATAGAACCTTCTGAAACAGGTTAGCGAAGACATAGGACCTAAGGTGTCTTCTCATCGCCATAGGGATGGAGCGAgaggatgtttttgtttttaaagtgaCACCACTTAAGCATGCATATGAATTGAAAACTGATCTGAGAAAATAGTGCTCTTGGCTTGAAACTGAAGGATGAAAGGTGTTGTAGAAGTAGTGTTTTTTTCAAAGTGTTTGAGGCAGAATGGAATGTTAACAGTTTGGAAGAGATTGGCAAAAACATATACTCCTGTTTTATCTAAATTATGGTCTTATTTCTAAATGACAAAATGGCATGGATTCCAATGCTGACGAAAAAATGTACTAGTAATTTTGGACCTATAGCCTATAGTTAGTTGTCAACATCTCCTTAGTACTGCACTCATGTTCATAGGCAAGAGCTAGAGGACAGAGGTCAAAGATCTGGAGGACACGAGTGTGTGTAAGTAAAACCCACTGTTTTTGGTTGAAAGCTCTTGGAAGGAGGGTTgcatgttatccccatggttttGACCAAGGCCCAATTTGTAACACCTTTTTAGAAAGGGTGTGTATTATTGTAATAATCAgcgatgttgtatatgaaatggACTACACACTGTGCTGTTGTACTTTAAGTATACAAAAGGGCACTCGGTCATCACGAAAGAACACCTCCGCTCCAGAGCAGAGTGGAAGGTTCCGGGGGCAGAGATTGGCACAATCATAGGATTTTACCCCTGTTTACCCTCGTTTATATTACAATGTTGGCGATAAATATGACACATTAATTACTACGTTTAAAACAGATTTGGGATAACCGAAAGGTAATGGTTAAATGTCACTGGGAGTGCTTAGGTACGGTTCTTGTAAGTTAGAATATGATGTAGGTACATGCATCATGTGACCTGATGACGATGTATTGTGAATTATTTTACTTGGTTAAAGAaaaacacataaatgcacacagaTTAAATTTTACAAAAGAACAGACCTGGTCGTCTCATGTATGCCCTAAATAAAAACGGGAGGAAACGAACAGACGAGTAAAAAACGTGGCTATCCTTTCACTTGACCTTTGAGTTTTTGGATATTTGACGTTTGACGTTCAATTACCAAATAAATTGGTACTTTGTTCGTCAAATTGACAGTGTTGACATAGTAAGAAGATCTTTctaaatcttaaaaaaaaggCTATATTCGACATTGGAGGATAAAACGTCTAATATCCAACTCAAATGATGTCTTCCTTACCTCAAAGTACCGTTAAAGATGGCTGCAGATGCACGTGTGATTGTTGACAACACTCAGAGAAATGATCAAAATCTATATtctaccactagatggcagtctatatatacatattacgTTTCCAACACTAGGTGGCAATGTATTCTCCCTGTGTGGGAGACGACGATAGTTAGGTCTAGTTATGAGGCCGGTAATAACCACCAGTTAATAATGACAGGTAAAGTAGATTGCCCCCAACCCATAGAGTACAGGTACCATCTGGCTTTTTACTGTCCATACTGATTTATTGATGTTTTATGCTTTTATGCTTTGTAACAAGCCACATTAGTTTTCCTAATGAGAGAAGACTGCAGCGATTGCCTGCAACTGAAATGGTAACAAGGCTTCATATAACCTGTTAACTGATCACACTGAAAGAATGACATTGCATTGGGCTacccaaagaaaataaattgcatCTAATTTAAAACTACATTATTGTAGGAGTAAACGTTTTAGCACATCCGTAGTGTGTTCTGAAgtaccccaccccccctcctccaccttctccccctACCTGCAAACATAAATTAAAATGAAATCTACTGACCTTTGAAGACATGGTTGTAACCCCTGTCCCGATGGGAGAAAGGTTAACAGCCAAAGGCAGGGAAAGGTTGTTACCCCTGTAGGACTGACGTGAAACGCAGCCTACAATTATCAATGACTGCCTAATGACAATCATGCGCCTTAGTTTATAACTTTCCTTTGTCATTAAAACCCCCAACACATGTGTAGTGTTCCCACCTGCAATAACTGTTCGTTTtctttaatacattttataCCAAAACGTTTTTTTCAGTGATTAAAGAAGGGCTTTGTCCTTCCATAATAGCTCATCCTTATTCATGCTTGTTCATTCATGAACGCATATCTTAATAAGGAAGCTGTTCTAAATAAACGTTAGACAAACGTAAGCGTAATTACGCTCTCAGTGAGTGGTAACTAATTGTGTGGTGCGACAGTGGCTGTGGTTTAAGTGCTGCAGGTTGTGTGGGAACTAGCCCACAGACAGTTAACCTTGACCACATGTTCTGACACTCCAAATAGACCCTTTCACGAAGAGTACCCACTATAATTAGTCCTCTGTGGAAGGAATGCACAGAGAACATCATCCTGCAGTCTCTAAGGTTTTAAACAATATGCATTTATATTGTTAAACAAtacctttgttaaatgttttgttttttctaatAACGCAATACTTGCCTTTGCATAATTATGGCATAATGAACCATGAGCCATGTTGCCCAGCTATATTTACTGCCATGTGAAATGCCACTGTAATGCAATGTACAGGTTTATTTCACTGCACCGGGAAGGAAAACATTGTATATCTTTGGTAGTAGCGGCTTACCGGCTTACCGTTATCGAAGGAATAGTTGCGGTTATCATCCAAAGTAATCAAAAATGTATAACACGGATCTCCCAGAAATCCCTTATTTTTTATCTGACTTTATTCTCAACCAAGTTGGGATGGACTGATTCATGTCTTTAGGGCTGAGGCAGTCATGTCACTTACATACCTTTTTGGTGTTTTGTGAGGAAGCTGACATGTTGTGACTACAGTGCTTGCATATTTGCATGCTTTCAGGCATAAATCAGCCAGGGATGGGTGGAGCAACGCAAAAGTAATGTTCAGTTAAAGTAATgtcgcgtgcttgtgtgtgtatgtgcttgtgtatgtgtgtgtgtgtgtgtgtgtgtgtgtgtgtgtgtgtgtgtgtgtgtgtgtgtgtgtgtgtgtgtgtgtgtgtgtgtgtgtgtgtgtgtgtgtgcgtgcgtgcgtgcgtgtgtgcgtgcgtgcgtgtgtgtgtgtgtgtgtgtgtgtgtatgtgtgtgtgtgtgtgtgtgtgtacgcacgtgtgtgcgtgtgtgagtgtgtgtgtgtgtgtgtgtgtgtgtgtgtgtgtgtgtgtgtgtgtgtgtgtgtgtgtgtatgtgtgtgtgtgtgtgtgtgtgtgtttgtgtgtgtgtgtgtgtgtgtgtgtgtgtgtgtgtgtgtacgcacgtgtgtgcgtgtgtgagtgtgtgtgtgtgtgtgtgtgtgtgtgtgtgtactgtgcatGTGAATGGGTTCCAAAGTGAAATTAAGAGCATTGAAACAGGTTGAGGTTTATTAGCCTTTTTGCTGAAGGATGCCTGCAGGTTGTCTGGGTGGACAGTGGGGATCAAACCTGAACCCCCTAGTTATTACGCTCTGCAGAAGTGCCTAGAGAGTTGATTTACAGTGATCCTAAACACATAGAACTATGAATATAAATTACTGTTCCAATTCTTGAAAAAAATTAGATAGGGTAAGTATAGCCTAAGTAAGTATAAGGCTAGTGAATAGATGTGCATGTTTAAGATTGTCAGACAATATCAGATTCttgaattgtattgtttttttgccaaatttttttaattctcaAACTAATGAGAATTGTTTGCATTGTGCAGATATGTATGTATGAGATGTAATCATAGAAGAGGAACAGTAAATAACAATACAAAATATAGAGAAATAGAAAATAACTTAAAGTACCTAAGATATACGTACAAATGGAAAATATGATGTTTAACATTTGGGAAGAACACAAACATCAACTGATTGATAAACACATCGCACCAATCAAACCTTTTATGATCATAACTACTTTTTGAGCCGAACCCAACATTTAGTTTTTGCTATTTATGAACACAATGAATGGATTTACTTCTGCAGTTATCTTGCTTGGGCATGTTTCActgcatacaaaaaaaaagaataatatcCCTTCGTAAAATCCATATGAAGATCAATTCTAATTGAAGTTATTACCTACTAGTCTCAACTTGAAATTGTTCTCCTTTATGTATTTTTAGATGTCTCCTCATCGATACATTCATATTGCACATGTATCTGTGCATGCTACCAGGTTGCATTACATGTTATTGGCCTACAATTGAATGTCCTTTTGTCACATTAAACTATCGAGTACCAGTGATTAATAATTGTTGGCAGCCGCGTCAGTGATGACGGTAAATACCCCAGGCCTTTTTCATAGTTTGGATTCATGTTTCACTGTGTGAAGGAGATCTCTACTAGCCTACCCAATTATCTTACGCAGTGATTCACAATGATGTCAGAATGCTGTCTGACACACAGGGGACATGGATCTCGTAAGTCACTTTCCAGCACGTTGGAAAGTGACTGGATAAACTATGTATCACATGCGTCATCGTTCGCACAATTAAATTGTCTTCAACATGAGTTCATGCTTGTACACTTAGCGTCATAGTTTACTTTCCTAGGCTAGACGTTACATAGTAAAATGTGAATGGTAGTAGCCCAATTTACTAAAACGGCTTAGGAATTGCCTTATAACCGAATTTAAGTAGGGTAATCCTGTTTTAGTCTGGAAGGATTTTCACTGATCTATTGAAACATTCATGGGCACAGCAATAGGGCAATTGTTAAGTAATGCATACATGTTGATAAATAGTGTTTCATGAAGGACGCTCCTAAAATATCTAATAATTAGCAAAGCAAAATAATTGAGACATCTTAGTCCAAATATTTTCCGATATGTGTAACTATGCAATAATTAAAGTATATTTTCATTCTATAACACTTTTCATTCTATAACACAACAGTTTTTAGGTTGCTTGCTTGAATATATAATGGGCCAATTTTATTAAAATAACTCGCCTTTAACACTGACAGACTTTGGCATTAACGGATGATATCAAGATTTGCAGGAGGCAGAGCAAGTCAGAAGCATGAAAGTGTCTCTCCATGTCTGATTCACAGCGGAGAGAAAACATCCTCATGTTGAATCATAGAGAtatagcaaccccccccccccccccccttcttattctttgGTCAAAGGATGATTCCATTGGTCGAGACACGCAGCGGTGAGCGATGACAAGAAGGCTCAAGTGGCTCAAGAACTTAAATAAAATCAGTTGGTTGACAGTTTTAGCGGGAAAAGGCGCGAGTTCAGTGGCTCGCAACACAGCAAATAAATGGCATTGAAATAAATAGCAATAAATAGCATCAAATAAATAGCATTGGGCTTTGTTTATTTACCTTCATATCCGAAATAGTGGGTGGATTTAGCACTAATCCAATAACATGAATTAGAACACGGCTAATATAAGGAATTGCCACCAACTgaacaaaacataaaaactgcAAACTTGATAACATTAATTTCAGCCAAATAAACAATTGCGGTGTGACTAATGGTGGTCCGGAATAGGTAAGGGAGTGCTTCCCCTTTGACTGGAGGATTTTTATAGAGGTGAGAAAATTCCATGCAGGGTGCCAAAAACATGCATTAACATACCACTGCAAAGCCAAGGTTAGAGAACCCAAAGCGTACTCACTTATTACCCCTAACCACCCCTTTGGGAATACACATCTATAAGGCTTGCTCCACAGACCTCTAATAATGAACAGGTAACAACTAGTCATTACTGGGGCTACAGCGGGAGATTTACAAATCTCAGGTTCAGCGGCTTTTTCGGAGAGGCTCCATTCACTTGAAAATGGTTTTTCCACCAATTGCATGGCGAAGGTACGTGATAAAACCTGAGTGATTTATTCACGGCGGCTGATAATTACTGGTGTCTTGTCACCTTTCAGAATGAATGGACAGGGAGGGTCCGAGCCAGTCGCCGTGCTCTTACACCACTGCAGtaaatctgacatgtttgtgaAGCAATAAATCACCGGCCCCGGCTTGCATCGCTCTGAGCCCCCTGAAATTCGACGTCCTGGCGTGAGTCGAACGTACCAAACATATTGCGCCACGAAGGTTTGCAGGTTTGTAGTGTGTATCCGAAGGGATGATTGAAGGGGTTGATGAGTACAGCAGTAAGTGGTTTAAGTGTGACCAGTGCAGAAGTGGACCTCGGGTTGAACTTGAACTCATCCCGCGGATTGATTATATGAAAGGTAACAGAGAACATATCTTCATGTTACATTTAGGACTTGCTAGCGGCATCCACCAACCGCGCTGGTCAGTGATTGTGAGAGTTGGTATCTTGGCTGTTCTCACCAAGGGGGCTTGGACAGATTTTCCCACCTCTGTTCAATGGTTACGATTGGAGAGTCTGGGACGTAATTGTTGTTAAAGGTTGGCGTCTGACAGACGAAACATGTCCAATAAAAAAGGAGAACGCCAGGAAGGAAGCAATGCTACTCAACGACCCCTAGTTCAGCATAAGAGGGGCTAGCCCTTTACTTACCTGACCCATTGCACTTGGCCAGGAGCGCTGCTAAAGGTCACTGCTCTCATTCTTTGCTCTTAACTCTCTACGTTCTGTGCGTGAATAACCCAATTCTCTACATATCATTATCTTGCATGTCCTGCTTGTACCGGTTTTATTTTGAGCAAAATTTAATCTTCAACATTAACCTCCAGGACTTGAGAATGCAATCTGCCAGAACAGCATCCTAACTGTTTAAATTTGACATCTTTATTTTCTTGCAGTGTGTGAGCAATGGACCAAAACTGCCTttagaagaacaaaaaaaaaaaaaaaaagattgaatgCCTGTGCCGGCAGCAATTGTAGGCTCTAATTGTAAAATATTTGCCCTCTTGTATTTATCTCTGTTGGCTTTGAAGTCCAGGGGCCTGCTCTGCTGTTGTCCTCAGGTGCTGCCCTGGCCTGATTTATGGGTGATAGGTCCCAGGGAAGCTAGCTTAAATGATATACTCCCTAAACAGGAGCGTTGAGGGATAGAAAGGAGAATCGCCACTCTGGAGACAGCTAATTGCTGGGACAAATCCAAGCTAGGCTGGATAAGAATCTTCCTCTGGTCCCCAGACCTGGGAAGAGGGGAAATGAGGAGAACAAAGATTAGGGAAGATCCGATAAGCGTGCAATTTGTCACAGATGTCCCTCAGACTAATATGAATGGAAGATCCATTTAGTATTGCCCTGTCCATCATGCAGAAAACCATTTGAAAAAGGATCTGTGTATGGACAGCATAAACTGAGCTGTTGGGTGAGATTGTGGAGTCAAAATGACTCATATTCATCAACCCCAAAAATCTGTtcactaaaacaaaacaaattatataaagaATGCATACGTCTGACTTAGTATCCCCGGATCGCCCGATGAGAGGAGAAAACCCCTGAAATGGGTTCCTCTTAGAAGGAACATAGGGTGTAGTACAATTTCCATTCCCAACTAATGAGTATGTTTCTGTTGCTTGTGTATTACGCAGACATGAAGTGTTGAAACTCTTAATAGATCCTgtaaggaggaagaggagggagggggggggcgtcagAAAGTAGGAGTTGACATTGCCATTTGCCTGGAAGGCACCAATAAAcccggggagagagaaagagatggagcgagtgggagagagaggggggggagagacagcgcACACCATTCCTTACAGGTAACTGTACCATGTGACCGCCTGAGCCATAAAAAGCAGGGCAACCTGTCTCAAGCAGACACTAGTCAAGATCAACGTgctggaggagacagaggaggtgcAGAACAGCACTGTAAGcagctgcagacacacagacaccaaccagAGTCAGAGAGCCAACAgcaccacatgcacacaggaaCCCTCAAGGATCTCGGCCACATCCTACCTGTACACTTCCTTGAGACTTCAGACAGAAAGACTTACCTTTCAGAAGACGAACTTCAAGACCACGGCCCGCTCTGGCGCTGGGTGACAGGAGACGCTTGGCTGTTTGTGGCAACGCTTTCAACACCACCTCACCATGAGCTGCAGCAGCGTGGAGGGCTCCGAGTTctcggaggaggagctggagctcgGTGCGCTGGGGCCagaagacgacgacgacgatgacgacgagtgCAGCGACGGCAAGGAGCCCTACAGCGAGGGGTCGGCCAGCGGCCTGGAGGACCCCGGGGACGGGCCGTCCAAGAAGCGCAGCCGGCCCGTCCGCTCCAAGGCCCGGCGCGTGGCCGCCAACGTGCGGGAGCGCAAGCGCATCATGGACTACAACCAGGCATTCAACGCGCTGCGCGTGGTGCTCAACCACGACCTGAGCGGGAAGCGCCTGTCCAAGATCGCCACCCTGCAGCGGGCCATCAACCGCATCTCGGCGCTCTCCGTGTTCCTCAGCTCCCACCCCGCCGGTGAACCCACGGGGTCGCAGAAGGGCTGCAGCCACCGCGAGtgcagcagcggcggcaggtCCTCATCTTCGTCCTCCAAcgtggccggggggggggggcccacggGGATGAGAGCCGCGTCCCGGCTGGAGCAGCcccgggcggcggcggtggccccTCACACCGAGTCCCAGGCCTACGTCCCCTGGCCTGCgtcccacctcccccaccagatGCAGTCGCAGCAGGCCGCTCACGTCCACCGGTTGCCCGGCGAGGCGCACCTCTTCATGGACACCGCGGGCACGTCCTGCCCGCCCTCGCCGCATTACCCGTGCTACCCAAGCGACGGAGGACAGCTCTACGCCTCGCACGGACACTGCGGCAGCCCCGCCGAACACCCGCCCAGCCCGCTGAGGTACCCTCAGGGGGGCGATGGGTTGGGGTACCCGCCGGCGGTATGGGCCTCCTGCGCCCAGGGCTACGTGGATAGTTTTGTGGAGCCCTCCCCGCCGTTGGGGCTGCCGTGGCAGGTGAACTACCTGCAGGAGCCCAGGGCCCAGCACAGCCTATCCCTGCTCTGACACCCAGgacttgaggaggaggaggaggaggctgtgtcCACCAATGTTCGCCAGCGGACTGCatcgaaaaaaacaacaacacacagtttGATTGGTCTCAGGGAAGACATTGACACTGACGTGAACATTTTATTTCTGTTGCTTATCAATTTCAGTATTATTGTTGTTACAGAGTTGGGATCTCCGCAGAGTTCAGAGCAAAATCTCAATGTTGTGTCACACTATGAAGTGTACAGGATTGAGATTGTTGTAACTATTGTAAAGAATTCACCCTTGAACTGTAAACTGTGTATGTCACAACTGTGTTCTTAAGTTATAGTTTGCCAACATtcatattgttttttttcatttggaaaataaaagaaaaggtGTGATGGATTACTTTCAGGACTAATCTTGTATGTTCTAATAGAAATCCTTCTATGATGCATAGTGATTATTTTTACTATAGTACATATAGGAGGGTT from the Gadus macrocephalus chromosome 7, ASM3116895v1 genome contains:
- the bhlha9 gene encoding class A basic helix-loop-helix protein 9; this encodes MSCSSVEGSEFSEEELELGALGPEDDDDDDDECSDGKEPYSEGSASGLEDPGDGPSKKRSRPVRSKARRVAANVRERKRIMDYNQAFNALRVVLNHDLSGKRLSKIATLQRAINRISALSVFLSSHPAGEPTGSQKGCSHRECSSGGRSSSSSSNVAGGGGPTGMRAASRLEQPRAAAVAPHTESQAYVPWPASHLPHQMQSQQAAHVHRLPGEAHLFMDTAGTSCPPSPHYPCYPSDGGQLYASHGHCGSPAEHPPSPLRYPQGGDGLGYPPAVWASCAQGYVDSFVEPSPPLGLPWQVNYLQEPRAQHSLSLL